The sequence ATCGGTATCGCCCACAAGCAGGTAGCGCAACAGTTGCGTCGGTAGGATGTCCAGGGGCATGACATCCTCGAAGGTGCCAAAAGGCACCATGGCGCGTGGGCTCCCGTTTTGGCTGGTCGTGAAAGGAAATGCTTCCCCGCGGTGACGGAAAAGACTCGACAGCATGACGTTGGTCTGGGAGTATTTCCTCCGCCCAGGCGAGAGCCAGCCCATGAACTCTCGTTCCGTTCCCTCTTTAAGCACGCACACCTGCAGATGATGGCGTCCCAGATAGGACGACCAGTCGACTGCGTGTCGCCCTGACCAGATCGAGCCGGAGATGACACGGTGCTCACCGCCTTGAAGCTCACCCTCAACCAGTTCCTCGATGCAGGCGCCGAGCCGGGTGCGCAACACACGCGGCTGTTTAACCTGGGGGCCGCCTAGCGCCACGATGCGTTCGGTCCATAACCGGCCACTGGTAAACAGTTTGCCGATAGCAATCACTTCTTGGTAGTTGAGGTGCCAGACGGTCTTGCGTGTGTCTACCGGTTCAATGAAATGAATGTGCGTCCCCGCTAGACCGGCTGGGTGGGGACCTCCAAACCTCGCCTGGTGCAGTTGGTCCAGACCCTGCGGAAGTGGCAGTTCGGCTTCGGGTGACGTGCACACCCAAAGCGGCATGGTGCCTAGGCGCGAAAGCACCGTCAGGCCATGGACGAACGACTCAGCCTCTGCAGTAATAATTGGAACAGGATCGGCGGCCAGCGGGTTGCTGTCCATCGCCGTCACGAAGATGGCGGCCGGACGGGTGGACGGGTCGGGGATCTTGCTATAG comes from Nitrospira sp. and encodes:
- a CDS encoding Na(+)-translocating NADH-quinone reductase subunit A; amino-acid sequence: MIVRIKKGLDLPVSGKPEQRVHVAKPVRHVAVLGMDHLDLKPGMRVAEGDKVRIGQSLFEHKKLPGVRITAPGAGEVIAIRRGAERMLQSVIIRLDETEDEEPFTAYGAHQLASLTEAQVVDNLLASGLWVTLRTRPYSKIPDPSTRPAAIFVTAMDSNPLAADPVPIITAEAESFVHGLTVLSRLGTMPLWVCTSPEAELPLPQGLDQLHQARFGGPHPAGLAGTHIHFIEPVDTRKTVWHLNYQEVIAIGKLFTSGRLWTERIVALGGPQVKQPRVLRTRLGACIEELVEGELQGGEHRVISGSIWSGRHAVDWSSYLGRHHLQVCVLKEGTEREFMGWLSPGRRKYSQTNVMLSSLFRHRGEAFPFTTSQNGSPRAMVPFGTFEDVMPLDILPTQLLRYLLVGDTDMAQKLGCMELDEEDLALCSFVCVGKNDYGPVLRSVLSQIEREG